Proteins from a genomic interval of Pseudovibrio sp. Tun.PSC04-5.I4:
- a CDS encoding SLC13 family permease — MTDQTQPDTNPASSLRTSPDTPKPSAINKQTWQFAGVALVATVAGTLAAAYLPAGMAVAAVLSVGCLGLWATGVVPEYWTALAFFFVAIVIQIAPPEVVFSGFQTSTFWLLFSGLVLGAAIKHTKLDKRAAVLLMRLPLNSYAGLVSSIVVFSVALAFVVPSSIGRIMILLPVISALAAQIGFKPGSNGRTGMLCAASFATFAPAFTILPANAPNMILAGMSESLYDLSISYWDYLRLNFPVLGFVKSIILVGLTLVMFPDKLPETSGDAPEETTPVSAQEWRLIVILALCLIFWLTDSLHPIGPAWVGLAAALACFWPNAKLTSKTCINQDLSYGSLMFVAGIMGLGAVISAAGLGEALVQSAGDQAGFSPDTPIWNLSVLTGLSTLVAMATNLPGVPAVMTPIAGDLADITGLPLQTVLMTQVLAFSNVFLPFQAPPLVAAIQVGNLPAKAVIKLCLTLFVISLFVLVPVDMLWWYFLGYL, encoded by the coding sequence ATGACAGATCAGACGCAGCCCGATACCAATCCGGCTTCTAGTCTCAGAACATCTCCCGACACTCCAAAACCCTCCGCGATCAATAAGCAGACTTGGCAATTTGCTGGTGTCGCATTGGTAGCAACAGTAGCTGGCACTCTTGCTGCCGCTTATCTACCAGCAGGAATGGCTGTAGCAGCAGTCTTGTCTGTCGGCTGCCTCGGCTTGTGGGCCACCGGTGTCGTTCCAGAATACTGGACTGCACTTGCCTTCTTTTTTGTTGCTATCGTCATACAAATTGCACCACCCGAGGTCGTGTTTTCCGGGTTTCAAACGTCAACATTCTGGCTGTTATTCAGTGGACTTGTTCTTGGTGCTGCAATCAAACACACCAAGCTTGATAAGAGGGCCGCAGTCCTGTTGATGCGGTTACCGCTGAACAGTTATGCGGGGCTGGTTTCCAGCATCGTGGTCTTCAGTGTGGCGCTGGCTTTTGTGGTGCCTTCTTCCATTGGCCGGATAATGATCCTGTTGCCGGTCATCTCAGCTTTAGCAGCTCAGATCGGCTTCAAACCTGGTTCTAATGGTCGAACAGGAATGTTATGTGCCGCTTCCTTCGCAACTTTTGCACCAGCTTTTACAATTTTGCCCGCCAATGCCCCTAACATGATCCTGGCAGGGATGAGCGAAAGCCTTTACGATCTGAGCATTTCTTACTGGGATTACCTGCGACTGAACTTTCCAGTTCTGGGATTTGTTAAATCAATCATTCTTGTTGGTCTGACGCTGGTTATGTTCCCAGACAAACTACCAGAAACCTCCGGTGACGCCCCAGAAGAGACAACACCTGTCAGTGCTCAGGAGTGGCGGTTAATCGTCATTTTGGCACTCTGCCTCATCTTCTGGCTAACTGATAGTCTGCACCCCATTGGCCCAGCATGGGTTGGCCTTGCAGCTGCACTTGCGTGCTTCTGGCCCAACGCAAAACTCACCTCCAAAACCTGCATCAATCAGGACCTCAGCTATGGATCGCTGATGTTTGTAGCAGGTATCATGGGGTTGGGTGCTGTCATTTCAGCAGCTGGTCTCGGCGAAGCTTTGGTGCAATCGGCAGGTGATCAAGCCGGATTTTCGCCAGACACTCCTATATGGAACCTTTCTGTACTCACCGGACTTTCGACATTGGTTGCAATGGCTACCAATTTGCCGGGTGTTCCTGCAGTAATGACCCCCATTGCAGGCGATCTTGCAGATATAACCGGTTTACCTTTGCAAACCGTGTTGATGACGCAGGTTCTTGCTTTCTCCAATGTATTCTTGCCGTTTCAGGCCCCGCCATTGGTTGCTGCAATTCAAGTTGGGAATCTACCTGCAAAAGCAGTGATTAAGCTGTGTCTGACGCTGTTTGTTATCAGCCTCTTTGTGTTGGTGCCTGTCGACATGTTGTGGTGGTACTTCCTCGGCTACCTCTAA
- the tsaA gene encoding tRNA (N6-threonylcarbamoyladenosine(37)-N6)-methyltransferase TrmO: protein MTSPRETTMSYEIHMEPIGLVRTGFQTVSQCPKSSRRNPQQCELEIHPPFADALLNITMASHLWVIYWLHHSDRTALVRSARGEEVARGVFASRSPNRPNPIGLSAVELLNWDGNILTVSGLDCLDGTPILDLKPFVPADDHQPTAQIAWQP, encoded by the coding sequence ATGACTAGTCCACGCGAGACCACTATGTCCTATGAGATACACATGGAGCCGATTGGACTGGTTCGCACCGGTTTCCAGACGGTGAGCCAATGCCCTAAATCCAGCAGACGTAATCCTCAACAATGCGAGTTGGAAATTCATCCACCTTTCGCGGATGCGCTTTTGAACATCACGATGGCTTCTCACTTGTGGGTAATTTACTGGCTGCATCATTCTGACCGGACCGCCCTTGTGCGGAGTGCCCGGGGAGAAGAAGTAGCACGTGGTGTTTTTGCAAGTCGCTCACCAAACCGCCCGAACCCAATTGGGTTAAGCGCGGTTGAACTATTAAATTGGGACGGCAATATTTTGACGGTTAGCGGCCTTGATTGCCTTGATGGCACGCCGATTTTAGACCTGAAACCTTTTGTCCCTGCAGATGACCACCAGCCAACTGCGCAAATTGCGTGGCAGCCATGA